A genome region from Rubidibacter lacunae KORDI 51-2 includes the following:
- a CDS encoding sigma 54-interacting transcriptional regulator has translation MISSDCVTWLQERTALSILPQEVLTAIAPLLQSRKVPAGRTLVTAGELPIGLFVLQSGRLETHAPDRLRPARTRHLSPSLNLLPGALLNFQALLLDQPSRETVSTLSDCQLWLLSAEQFRALNAKFAAISQVFTQQLAEEVAQLSSQLSDQQERAYILRPYLVTKARRGIIGKSRYAVRLRQQVNHTAESCDSTRIIGEPGLGKDNIAALIHFGSSRRREPIVKLDCGTLQTSGAELFGRVGGKPGIIAALGTGTLVLNNIQDLDEDLMPAIARWLATGTYTPIARPGDFPGDPQPAQARTILIAERAVPQLDKLVNRSIKVPPLRVRKSDLSDQVNYYINLIWRGKGRPKPRVAPEAIRRLQAYDFPDNLTELENLIRRAIVQLDSREELTEEIVWPSQSKKKQLRLNLLDTYPSFRRFLKSIWYPERFNYWVVAPAFALTVAILFLGPQTRSENVGLNLFWAWWWPVVLIGFPFVGRLWCAICPFAIYGELAQKLSLQMFPRQLKRWPRQSAERWGGWFLFGLFALILLWEELWNLEDTAYLSACLLLLITAGATIFSLLFERRFWCRYLCPIGGMNGMFAKLAITELRAQQGTCSAECTTYQCYKGGPRKGEGQETNGCPLYSHPAQLQDNRDCVLCMTCLKACPHRSVEVNLRPPGMELWTTHQPRAYEVALMLLLLDVVFLHRLSELQAMLDVSWQLDRFWVHVVASIAALGLPALAPFIAQAIVRGNLWLSQQLSPQKVHPKPRAFVELAYGYLPLVLAANLAHYLRLGLIEGGQLVPVAFATVGLGGGSQFAVAADPAVIAFLQGMTLITGVVLAIALTQTIARQPLSLLWPQHLVTLLLGVSFWKIVVGS, from the coding sequence ATGATTTCCTCCGATTGCGTCACCTGGTTGCAAGAGCGAACGGCGCTGAGCATCTTACCCCAGGAGGTCCTGACCGCGATCGCCCCCTTACTCCAGTCCCGTAAGGTGCCGGCCGGACGGACGCTTGTCACCGCTGGCGAGCTCCCAATCGGGCTATTCGTGTTGCAATCCGGACGGCTCGAAACTCATGCGCCCGATCGCCTGCGCCCCGCGCGAACTAGGCATCTTTCGCCGAGCTTGAATCTATTGCCTGGCGCGCTCCTGAACTTCCAGGCATTGCTGCTCGATCAGCCATCCCGCGAAACCGTTTCGACCTTAAGCGATTGTCAGCTTTGGTTGCTATCCGCCGAGCAGTTCCGGGCCCTGAACGCCAAGTTTGCCGCGATCTCACAGGTGTTTACGCAGCAGCTGGCCGAGGAAGTCGCTCAGCTATCTTCGCAACTGAGCGACCAACAAGAGCGCGCTTACATCTTGCGTCCCTATCTCGTGACGAAGGCGCGCCGGGGCATCATTGGCAAAAGTCGCTATGCCGTCCGCCTGCGCCAACAAGTCAATCACACTGCAGAGAGTTGCGACTCCACGCGTATTATCGGCGAACCGGGTCTCGGCAAAGACAACATCGCCGCATTGATTCACTTTGGGTCGAGCCGCCGCCGCGAGCCGATTGTCAAACTCGACTGCGGAACCCTCCAAACGAGTGGCGCGGAGCTCTTCGGGCGGGTAGGTGGCAAGCCTGGAATCATTGCCGCGTTGGGAACGGGCACGCTCGTGCTCAATAATATCCAGGACTTAGATGAAGACCTGATGCCAGCGATCGCTCGCTGGCTTGCAACCGGAACCTACACTCCCATTGCCCGACCGGGCGATTTCCCTGGAGATCCGCAACCAGCGCAGGCACGCACGATTCTCATTGCCGAGCGGGCCGTTCCTCAGCTCGATAAGTTGGTGAACCGTTCGATCAAAGTCCCGCCGCTGCGCGTTCGCAAGTCCGACCTCAGCGACCAAGTCAACTATTACATCAACCTGATCTGGCGCGGGAAAGGACGACCCAAACCTCGCGTTGCCCCCGAAGCCATCCGCCGCTTGCAAGCCTACGATTTTCCCGATAACTTGACGGAGTTGGAAAACCTAATCCGCCGCGCGATCGTCCAGCTAGATAGTCGGGAAGAATTAACCGAAGAAATTGTCTGGCCCTCCCAGAGTAAGAAAAAACAGCTGCGGTTGAACCTACTCGATACCTATCCCAGTTTCCGCCGCTTCCTGAAAAGTATTTGGTATCCCGAGCGCTTCAATTATTGGGTCGTCGCGCCGGCCTTCGCCCTGACCGTCGCTATCCTATTTCTAGGGCCGCAAACGCGGTCCGAAAATGTCGGGCTGAATTTGTTTTGGGCGTGGTGGTGGCCGGTGGTGCTAATTGGCTTTCCCTTCGTCGGCAGGTTGTGGTGCGCGATTTGCCCCTTTGCAATCTACGGCGAACTCGCTCAAAAGCTATCGCTGCAGATGTTCCCGCGCCAACTCAAGCGCTGGCCGCGTCAATCAGCCGAACGCTGGGGGGGATGGTTTTTGTTCGGTCTGTTCGCTCTGATTCTGCTATGGGAAGAGCTGTGGAACCTCGAAGACACGGCTTACCTTTCGGCATGTTTGCTATTGCTGATCACTGCTGGAGCAACCATCTTCTCGCTGTTATTCGAGCGGCGCTTCTGGTGTCGTTATCTTTGTCCGATCGGTGGAATGAATGGGATGTTCGCCAAACTGGCAATAACCGAGCTGCGCGCTCAGCAAGGGACCTGTTCGGCAGAATGCACGACCTACCAATGCTACAAAGGGGGTCCGCGCAAAGGTGAAGGTCAAGAAACGAACGGCTGCCCGCTGTACTCGCATCCGGCACAACTCCAAGACAACCGCGATTGTGTGCTTTGCATGACCTGTTTAAAAGCCTGCCCGCACCGATCGGTGGAGGTCAATTTGCGTCCGCCCGGCATGGAACTATGGACAACACACCAACCCCGTGCGTACGAAGTTGCCCTAATGTTGTTGTTGCTAGATGTGGTATTTTTACATCGCTTGTCGGAATTGCAGGCAATGTTGGATGTCAGCTGGCAGCTGGATCGCTTTTGGGTACATGTAGTTGCTTCTATAGCGGCACTCGGGTTGCCCGCACTTGCTCCATTTATCGCGCAAGCGATCGTGCGAGGTAATCTTTGGCTCTCGCAGCAACTCTCTCCTCAGAAAGTCCATCCCAAACCGCGGGCTTTTGTGGAACTGGCATACGGTTACTTACCGCTCGTGCTTGCAGCAAACTTAGCCCATTACTTGCGATTGGGGCTGATCGAAGGCGGTCAGTTGGTGCCAGTTGCCTTCGCAACAGTTGGACTGGGCGGCGGCAGTCAATTTGCCGTTGCCGCTGACCCTGCTGTCATTGCCTTTCTACAAGGAATGACACTAATTACCGGTGTCGTATTGGCGATCGCCTTGACGCAAACCATTGCCCGTCAGCCGCTAAGCCTGTTGTGGCCGCAGCACCTCGTAACACTCTTGCTGGGCGTTTCATTCTGGAAGATCGTCGTAGGTTCGTGA
- a CDS encoding alpha-ketoacid dehydrogenase subunit beta, with amino-acid sequence MAETIFFNALREATDEEMARDETVFVLGEDVGHYGGSYKVTKDLYKKYGELRLLDTPIAENSFMGVAIGAAMTGLRPVVEGMNMGFLLLAFNQIANNAGMLRYTSGGNFKIPIVIRGPGGVGRQLGAEHSQRLEAYFQAVPGLKIVACSTAYNAKGLLKAAIRDDNPVLFFEHVLLYNLKENLPDGEYWLPLDKAEVVRPGRDVTILTYSRMRHHALQALKEMDAAGIDPEIIDLISLKPLDMETIARSVRKTHRVIIVEECMKTGGIGAELAARINEQLFDELDAPVVRLSSQDIPTPYNGMLERLTIVQPSQIAEAAQKMMALQV; translated from the coding sequence ATGGCGGAGACGATTTTTTTTAACGCCCTGCGCGAGGCAACTGATGAAGAAATGGCGCGCGACGAGACCGTTTTCGTCCTAGGCGAAGACGTCGGTCACTATGGCGGCTCGTACAAGGTCACGAAAGATCTTTACAAAAAATACGGCGAGCTACGCCTGCTCGACACGCCGATCGCCGAGAACAGTTTCATGGGAGTCGCCATTGGTGCTGCGATGACCGGCTTGCGGCCGGTTGTTGAGGGCATGAACATGGGATTCTTGCTACTCGCATTCAACCAAATCGCCAACAATGCCGGCATGTTGCGCTACACCTCCGGCGGCAACTTCAAAATCCCCATCGTGATCCGCGGTCCCGGTGGGGTCGGCCGCCAACTTGGTGCCGAGCATTCCCAGCGCCTGGAAGCCTATTTCCAAGCCGTGCCGGGCTTAAAAATCGTTGCCTGTTCGACGGCCTACAACGCGAAAGGCTTGCTCAAAGCTGCCATTCGCGACGATAATCCCGTGTTGTTTTTCGAGCACGTCTTGCTCTATAACCTCAAAGAAAACCTGCCCGACGGCGAATACTGGCTGCCGCTTGATAAAGCCGAAGTTGTGCGCCCGGGACGCGATGTGACGATCCTGACCTACTCGCGGATGCGCCATCACGCGCTGCAGGCACTCAAAGAAATGGATGCTGCGGGCATCGACCCCGAGATTATCGACTTGATTTCCCTCAAGCCGCTAGACATGGAAACGATCGCGCGTTCGGTGCGCAAAACCCACCGCGTCATCATCGTCGAAGAGTGCATGAAAACCGGCGGCATCGGAGCCGAGCTGGCCGCCCGTATCAACGAGCAGCTCTTTGACGAGCTGGACGCGCCGGTCGTCCGCCTTTCCTCCCAAGACATCCCAACGCCCTACAACGGCATGCTCGAACGCCTGACGATCGTGCAGCCATCGCAAATTGCCGAAGCCGCCCAAAAAATGATGGCGCTCCAAGTCTAG
- the secD gene encoding protein translocase subunit SecD → MQRQRLTFGLMLVLAIAAIVVLVNLPLSLGLDLRGGAQLTVQVQPTDEIPNINSDQLDAVKSVLENRVNGLGVAEPVVQTVGEDKIVVQLPGVSDPEQAERVLGGTAQLEFREQLRDTEDAFAQLFSQQRLLLFEIDQLRAADNPDPEAIAEGADALEDANRALLPLFGEALLSGRELRDARAEPLQTGNGWQVTLRFNPQGADAFAELTRNVAGTGRTLGIFLDDVLVSAPSVGAQYADRGITGGSAVISGNFSAQDAQDLAIQLRGGSLPLPVAIVENRTVGSTLGRDSIQRSIYAALAGLLLVLVFMVVYYRLPGAIANVALTIYAVLTLAAYALVGVTLTLPGIAGFILSIGMAVDANVLIFERTREELRAGKTLYRGVESGFYRAFSSILDSNVTTLIACGALFWLGSGLVRGFALTLGIGVAISMFTALTCSRTLMLIAVLGFPSVRRKPELFCPKLSLAAKTAQM, encoded by the coding sequence ATGCAACGACAGCGCTTGACCTTCGGCTTGATGCTCGTCCTCGCGATCGCCGCGATTGTCGTGCTTGTCAACCTGCCGCTTTCACTCGGTTTGGACTTACGCGGCGGCGCACAACTCACCGTGCAGGTGCAACCGACCGACGAGATTCCGAACATTAATAGCGACCAGCTCGACGCGGTGAAAAGCGTCCTGGAGAATCGAGTGAACGGATTGGGCGTTGCCGAACCCGTGGTGCAGACAGTCGGCGAGGACAAGATCGTCGTGCAGCTGCCGGGCGTTAGCGACCCCGAACAAGCCGAGCGCGTCCTCGGCGGGACCGCTCAACTCGAGTTCCGCGAACAGCTACGCGATACTGAGGACGCCTTTGCGCAACTGTTCAGCCAGCAGCGCCTCCTGCTCTTCGAGATCGACCAGCTGCGTGCGGCTGACAACCCCGATCCCGAAGCGATCGCCGAAGGAGCCGACGCACTTGAGGACGCCAATCGCGCCTTACTGCCTCTGTTTGGCGAAGCGCTGTTAAGCGGACGCGAGCTGCGCGACGCCCGAGCCGAGCCGCTCCAAACCGGAAATGGGTGGCAGGTGACACTGCGTTTCAACCCCCAAGGGGCAGACGCCTTCGCCGAGCTGACTCGCAACGTGGCCGGTACCGGACGCACGCTCGGCATTTTCCTCGATGACGTCCTCGTCAGCGCGCCCTCGGTTGGGGCTCAGTATGCCGATCGCGGCATCACCGGCGGCAGCGCAGTTATCAGCGGCAACTTCTCCGCCCAAGACGCTCAAGATTTGGCCATTCAGTTGCGTGGCGGTTCGCTACCGCTGCCGGTGGCGATTGTCGAGAATCGCACCGTCGGTTCAACCCTCGGCCGCGACAGCATCCAGCGCAGCATCTACGCCGCCCTAGCCGGGCTGCTATTGGTGTTGGTGTTCATGGTCGTTTACTACCGCCTGCCGGGCGCGATCGCCAACGTTGCACTAACGATCTACGCGGTGCTGACCCTGGCAGCTTACGCGCTCGTCGGCGTGACGCTGACGCTGCCGGGGATTGCCGGATTTATCCTCAGCATCGGCATGGCCGTGGACGCGAATGTCTTGATCTTCGAACGCACGCGCGAGGAACTGCGCGCCGGGAAAACCCTATACCGCGGCGTCGAGTCCGGTTTTTACCGGGCTTTTTCTAGCATCCTTGACAGTAACGTCACCACGCTGATTGCCTGTGGGGCGCTGTTCTGGCTCGGATCGGGACTGGTGCGCGGTTTCGCGCTCACGCTGGGGATCGGTGTTGCGATCAGCATGTTTACCGCATTGACCTGCAGCCGCACGCTAATGCTCATTGCCGTCCTCGGCTTCCCCAGTGTCCGCCGCAAGCCCGAGCTATTCTGCCCGAAACTGTCGCTCGCGGCTAAAACTGCCCAGATGTGA
- the secF gene encoding protein translocase subunit SecF, whose protein sequence is MKLSVIKQQRLWWTVSAVAVLTCAIAIGLCLVRFNAPLRPGLDFIGGTRLQLARDCSISANCDEAIDVAAVRQLLDAQGLGNSSIQAVGKRQQELIVRTRTLDVDARERLQGELTEAIGRFDPALTQIDTVGPTIGRELFVSGVLALMVSFFGIVVYLSTRFQLDYAIFAILALLHDVAIVTGVFAVLGLVAGTEVNSLFLVALLTVVGFSVNDTVVIYDRIREVANQREDDTPFGAIVDDAVNQTLTRSINTTLTTLLPLLAIFFFGGETLQDFALALTIGFASGAYSSIFLASTLLALWRERQPATAIATSDET, encoded by the coding sequence ATGAAACTTAGCGTTATCAAGCAGCAGCGCCTCTGGTGGACGGTCTCTGCCGTCGCCGTTCTCACCTGCGCGATCGCGATCGGTTTGTGTCTCGTGCGTTTTAACGCCCCGCTACGACCGGGTCTTGATTTCATTGGCGGTACGCGCTTGCAACTCGCCCGCGACTGCTCCATATCTGCAAACTGCGACGAAGCGATCGATGTTGCTGCCGTTCGGCAATTGCTCGACGCGCAAGGGCTTGGCAACAGCAGCATCCAGGCCGTTGGCAAGCGCCAGCAGGAGTTAATCGTTCGCACCCGTACCCTCGATGTGGACGCGCGCGAGCGCCTTCAAGGCGAGCTGACCGAGGCGATCGGACGCTTCGATCCCGCCCTCACTCAGATCGATACGGTCGGACCGACGATCGGGCGGGAACTTTTCGTGTCCGGGGTTCTGGCTCTAATGGTGTCGTTTTTCGGCATCGTGGTGTATCTCAGCACCCGCTTTCAGCTCGACTACGCGATCTTCGCCATCCTGGCACTGCTGCACGATGTGGCGATCGTAACCGGCGTTTTCGCGGTGCTGGGGCTGGTAGCCGGGACAGAAGTTAACAGCCTGTTTCTGGTGGCGCTGCTGACGGTTGTTGGTTTTTCAGTCAACGATACGGTGGTGATCTACGATCGCATTCGCGAGGTGGCCAATCAGCGCGAAGACGACACGCCATTCGGCGCGATCGTCGACGATGCGGTGAATCAGACGCTAACCCGTTCTATCAACACGACGCTAACAACGCTGCTACCCCTGCTGGCGATCTTCTTTTTCGGCGGCGAAACGCTCCAGGATTTTGCCCTAGCCCTGACGATCGGGTTTGCGTCTGGCGCGTATTCGAGCATTTTTCTGGCAAGCACTCTGCTAGCCTTATGGAGAGAGCGTCAGCCAGCGACTGCGATCGCGACCTCGGACGAAACTTGA
- a CDS encoding gamma carbonic anhydrase family protein: MVVWPEPDVSLAAFVAPTATVMGDIAIAAGASIWYGAVLRGDVERIEIGAQANVQDGAILHGDPGQPTVLEAFVTVGHRAVVHGAHVEYGCLIGIGAVLLNGVRVGAGSIIGAGCVVAKDVPPRSLVMGVPGKVRRDISDNEAADLIEHARRYERLALVHAGKGTDLGFHKA; encoded by the coding sequence ATGGTAGTTTGGCCCGAGCCCGATGTTTCCCTAGCCGCATTTGTCGCACCGACTGCGACCGTGATGGGTGACATAGCGATCGCTGCTGGAGCGAGCATTTGGTATGGGGCGGTGTTGCGCGGCGACGTGGAACGGATCGAGATCGGAGCACAAGCGAACGTTCAGGACGGAGCGATATTGCACGGAGACCCGGGTCAACCAACCGTTCTGGAAGCGTTTGTGACGGTCGGACATCGTGCAGTAGTCCATGGCGCGCACGTTGAGTACGGGTGCTTGATCGGCATCGGTGCGGTCCTACTCAATGGCGTGCGCGTCGGGGCCGGCAGCATCATCGGTGCGGGATGTGTAGTTGCCAAAGACGTCCCCCCGAGATCGCTCGTCATGGGCGTCCCTGGCAAGGTCCGCCGCGACATCTCGGACAACGAGGCTGCGGATCTAATCGAGCACGCCCGACGCTACGAACGGCTCGCGCTCGTCCATGCCGGCAAAGGGACCGATCTTGGTTTTCACAAAGCGTAA
- a CDS encoding response regulator: MSKINVVLIEDHDLTRVGIRTALAQREEIVYKGEAANAAQGLELIRQQCPDVAIIDIGLPDMDGIELTRALKSEQREEDSTLRDVKVLILTLQDSEEAVLAAFAAGADSYCMKDISFDLLLEALKVTRDGSSWIDPAIARVVLARTRGAETSPKRTVEIEAADPEYEQMVEAYPLTERELEVLQLIVEGASNALIAERLYITVGTVKTHVRNILNKLCADDRTQAAVRALRAGLVA; this comes from the coding sequence ATGAGTAAAATCAATGTCGTCCTTATTGAGGACCACGATCTGACCCGTGTTGGGATTCGCACCGCCCTCGCTCAGCGCGAGGAGATTGTCTACAAAGGCGAGGCGGCAAATGCAGCTCAAGGACTGGAATTGATCCGACAGCAGTGCCCGGATGTGGCAATTATCGATATCGGTCTGCCGGATATGGACGGTATCGAGCTCACGCGCGCCCTCAAGAGCGAGCAAAGGGAGGAGGATAGTACGTTACGAGATGTCAAGGTGCTGATTCTCACCTTGCAGGACAGCGAAGAGGCCGTGCTAGCTGCCTTCGCAGCCGGTGCCGACTCCTACTGCATGAAAGATATTAGTTTCGACCTGCTGCTCGAAGCACTCAAAGTGACTCGCGATGGGAGTTCCTGGATCGACCCGGCGATCGCGCGCGTTGTCTTAGCCAGGACCCGCGGTGCCGAAACATCGCCGAAGCGGACGGTTGAAATTGAAGCTGCCGACCCCGAATACGAGCAGATGGTCGAAGCCTATCCCCTGACCGAGCGAGAGTTAGAAGTGCTACAGCTAATTGTTGAGGGAGCAAGCAACGCTCTAATTGCCGAACGCCTTTACATTACCGTCGGCACGGTGAAAACCCACGTTCGCAACATCCTGAATAAGCTCTGCGCCGACGATCGCACGCAAGCAGCCGTTCGGGCACTGCGAGCAGGGCTCGTGGCTTAG
- a CDS encoding permease, translating to MERLHEGFTLFMSLVVEAMPFLLAGVILSSLMLLWIDERQLLARLPRHPLLGAMVGSLTGLLFPVCECGNIPVARRLLMQRAPASVAIAFLLAAPTVNPIAIWSTWVAFRDQPEIVVLRVVLSLIIAVTIACLFGVQRDARGLLQPKLVRRMALMETYGRERANIPSGSAAATVGLQSGTYVLGQSGRSTRLETLPLTATATDGRNAVKRRLELFANNVVVELRELGAMLILGSAIAAAIQVLAPRELVVGLGEGPVLSIVAMMLLAALVSICSTVDAFFALSFAATFTTGSLLAFLVFGPIVDIKAAGLLLSVFRPRVVAYIFAIAAQLTFLLTLAYTFLA from the coding sequence ATGGAGCGATTGCACGAGGGGTTTACGCTCTTCATGAGTCTCGTCGTCGAGGCGATGCCATTTTTGCTCGCAGGCGTGATTCTCTCTAGCCTGATGCTGCTGTGGATCGACGAGCGGCAGTTGCTCGCACGGCTGCCGCGTCACCCGCTGTTGGGAGCGATGGTGGGGAGCCTCACGGGCTTGCTATTCCCGGTTTGCGAGTGCGGTAACATTCCCGTTGCCCGCCGGTTGCTCATGCAGCGCGCGCCAGCATCTGTGGCGATCGCGTTTTTGCTGGCAGCACCCACGGTCAATCCCATCGCAATTTGGTCGACATGGGTGGCGTTCCGCGACCAGCCGGAAATTGTTGTCCTGCGAGTAGTGCTCTCGCTCATTATTGCCGTTACGATTGCCTGTTTGTTCGGCGTGCAGCGGGATGCTCGCGGACTCCTGCAACCGAAACTCGTCCGCCGCATGGCGTTAATGGAAACCTACGGACGCGAACGCGCGAACATTCCGTCGGGGAGCGCAGCCGCAACGGTCGGGTTGCAATCAGGAACTTACGTCCTCGGTCAGTCGGGACGGTCCACACGCCTAGAAACCCTACCGTTGACCGCAACGGCAACGGACGGGCGCAACGCGGTAAAGCGTCGCCTGGAGCTCTTCGCTAACAATGTCGTCGTGGAGCTGCGCGAGCTGGGTGCGATGCTGATCTTAGGCAGCGCGATCGCGGCAGCTATCCAGGTGCTGGCCCCGCGCGAACTCGTTGTCGGTCTCGGTGAGGGTCCAGTTTTGTCGATTGTGGCCATGATGCTACTGGCGGCGTTGGTGTCGATCTGCTCGACAGTGGATGCGTTCTTTGCGCTTTCGTTTGCCGCCACGTTCACGACCGGTTCCTTGCTGGCCTTCCTGGTTTTCGGTCCGATCGTGGATATCAAAGCAGCTGGGCTGTTGCTGTCAGTGTTTCGACCGCGCGTCGTCGCGTATATTTTTGCAATCGCCGCCCAATTGACGTTTCTCCTGACGCTTGCCTACACGTTCTTGGCTTGA
- the coaE gene encoding dephospho-CoA kinase (Dephospho-CoA kinase (CoaE) performs the final step in coenzyme A biosynthesis.): MCSEPLRAIAVTGGIATGKSTVADYLAERHGLPVFDADLFAREAVAPQTEILQRIRDRYGRQIVLRDGSLHRRALGDIIFSDRAERQWLEAQIHPYVRDRLRQALDQLTIPTAAIVVPLLFEADMTDLATEIWVVSCSEAQQLARLQARDELESDLARARIDTQMPLSAKIAAADVVLDNSSARDSLYAQIDAALLHT, translated from the coding sequence ATGTGCTCTGAGCCCCTTCGCGCGATCGCGGTTACTGGTGGCATTGCCACCGGCAAAAGTACTGTTGCCGACTACCTTGCCGAACGCCACGGGCTGCCGGTTTTCGATGCCGACCTATTCGCCCGCGAAGCTGTGGCGCCGCAGACGGAGATCCTGCAGCGCATTCGCGATCGCTACGGCAGACAGATCGTCCTGAGGGACGGGAGCTTGCACCGCCGGGCCCTCGGCGACATCATTTTCAGCGATCGCGCCGAGCGCCAGTGGCTCGAAGCACAAATCCATCCATACGTGCGCGATCGCCTGCGCCAAGCGCTAGACCAACTGACCATCCCGACGGCAGCGATTGTCGTACCGTTGCTGTTCGAAGCAGACATGACCGACCTCGCAACAGAAATTTGGGTGGTGAGCTGTAGCGAAGCGCAACAGCTCGCGCGCCTGCAAGCCCGCGATGAGCTGGAGTCCGACCTTGCCCGCGCGCGCATTGACACCCAGATGCCTCTCTCTGCAAAGATCGCTGCTGCTGATGTAGTTCTGGATAATTCTTCGGCACGAGACTCTCTCTACGCGCAGATCGATGCCGCACTGCTCCATACCTGA